TTATGGCCATGAAGTGTGGTACTTCCGCTATCGGAAACGCTGATCGCCGGTCCTGCACGGCATAGCGTCGTTTCACCGGGGCAAACCAATTCTTCTGTTTTGGTAGACATTGTTTGCGGCTAATCCACCGTCGAACAGGGAAGGATTCGCGATGGAGTTTCTCGCCGGTATCGATTTTGCCGCGCTGTTGCCGTTTATCGCGGTCGGCTTCGCCGCGCAGATGATAGATGGGGCGCTGGGCATGGCCTTCGGCGTCATTTCCAACACGTTGATGGTCGGGGTTCTGGGGATCCCGCCCGCGCTGGCATCGCAGCGGGTCCATATCGTCGAATGTTTCACCACGGCGACGTCCGGCATCAGCCACCTGATTCACGGCAACATCGACAGGAAGCTGTTCTTTCGCCTGCTCGTTCCAGGTGTTATTGGCGGTGTGCTTGGCGCTTATGTGCTGTCGTCGCTGGATGCATCGGTGGTAAAGCCATGGGTGCTGCTCTATCTTGCCGCCATCGGCGTCTACCTGCTGGTGCGTGGCCTGCTTTATCCGCCCAAGATCAAGGAAGCAGGCTGGGTCGCGCCGTTGGGCCTTGTCGGGGGCTTCCTCGATGCTGCGGGCGGTGGCGGTTGGGGGCCGGTGGTCACCTCCAATCTGCTGATTCAGGGCGCCGATCCGCGCAAGGTCGTGGGCACGGTCAATTCGGTGGAATTCTTCCTGACGCTGACGGTTTCGGCCACTTTCATCTGGCATCTTGGGTTTGCCGATGTGGCCGGCGCAACGCTGGGCTTCCT
This genomic interval from Novosphingobium sp. CECT 9465 contains the following:
- a CDS encoding sulfite exporter TauE/SafE family protein produces the protein MEFLAGIDFAALLPFIAVGFAAQMIDGALGMAFGVISNTLMVGVLGIPPALASQRVHIVECFTTATSGISHLIHGNIDRKLFFRLLVPGVIGGVLGAYVLSSLDASVVKPWVLLYLAAIGVYLLVRGLLYPPKIKEAGWVAPLGLVGGFLDAAGGGGWGPVVTSNLLIQGADPRKVVGTVNSVEFFLTLTVSATFIWHLGFADVAGATLGFLIGGIAAAPFGAWAAKHIPAKAMLIMVGVVLTLTSLYGAYSALS